In Candidatus Electrothrix scaldis, the genomic window CATAACCTGACGATCAACCCCGTTCTTTTCTGCCAGGGCAAAGGCCTCGCTCATCAAGGTGATAGAAGTTCCGATGGTGTAATTAAAGGCGAGCTTGGCCGCATGGGCAGAACGAACATCCTCACCAAGGTGAAAAACCCAGGAGCCCAAGGACTCCAGGATAGGCAGGGCACGTGCGCAGGCCGCAGCAGGACCGGAAAGGAGGAAACGCTGCATACGGGATTTAACAAAATCCGGGCGCCCCAGCACAGGAGCGGCAACATAGCTGGCACCGTGGGCTGCATGGCGATTTTTTAATTTATCTGCTGTTTTTGGTGAAATAGTGGACATGGAGATATGGACACCGCCCTTGCCTAAGGCGTGAAGGAAGTCGTCGCTACACACCGCTTCAACTGCCTCATCATTGGCAAGACAGGAAATGGCAATACCACCTCGACAAACAGCATCCTGGGGCGAGCTGACAGCATGGATGTTTGTACCAACAAGGGCGTCGGCTTTTTTCTGGGTCCTGTTCCAGACAAGGACCTGCACTCCATCTTCTGCAAGATTGAGAACCATTTCTTGCCCCATCATACCGAGGCCAAGATAGGCGATGTGTTGTGTATCCATATGAAACTCCCTAAGTAGATTTCCTGATAAGTATGCATAACAACTGCGTTGCGTGAAACATAAAAACAGTACCATTCCAGACAAGAAAAGCAATGCCAAAGGAAGGCAAAAGGAGGAGATAGTCATCCAGTATGTCAAAACACGTCAACCAAGAAAACAGACCTGAGGATATCCTCTATGAAATCATGGGTTGGGCTGAAGAGAAGCCGACTATCACCCTGCTCCAGGCCCTGGAACGGACCGGCTCCATTAATAAAGCTGCCCAGACCGTAGGAATTCAATATCGAACAGCCTGGCAAAAAATCTGCCAGCTCAATAACCTCCTCCCCTACCCTCTGCTCAACAAACGAGTGGGAGGCAGCGGTGGCGGCGGATCTGCACTCACCGAAGAGGGACAGCTCTTGCTGAATCGGATCAAGCTCCTCCAGCGAGAGTTCACCCAGTTTAAACAATTTGCAGCTGAAGATCCCCAAGAGGCCTTGGCCACCATCCAAACACTCCGGAGAATCGAAATGAAACTCAGCGCCCGCAACGTATGGATCGGTCAGGTTGTCGAAATCCAACACGGTGCTGTAAATAGCGTAGTCCATATCCAGCTTAAAGGACAAGACCGTATCACCTCGATGATCACCGACGCCTCGGTCACCAGATTAGGCCTCAAAAAAGGCCTGGAGGTGATGACCATCGTCAAGGCCCCCAGTGTCACCTTGGGCCTGGATATTGATCCGCAAAAAATCTCTGCCCGGAATATCCTCACCGGCATAATCAGCAATATCCTTCCCGGTGCAGTGAATGATGAAATCACCATAGAACTCACTGGTGGTAGTACAGTTACCTCCATTATTACCTCGGCCAGTGTCGAACGCCTGGGATTAACCCTTGGCACACCTGTTTCAGCGATCATTAAAGCCTCGGACGTGCTTCTTGCTGTGGCTTGAGAAGCCCCGAACTCATGCGAAAAAAATCTCTTCCATAGAAAAAAGGAAACGCTCATGAAGATAAAAACCCTGATTATTCTGTTCCTCTTCCACCTCTTTCCAGTTGCTGCTTCGGCAGAGACCGTTTATCTTTCTGCTGCTGCCAGCATGACCGATGCCATCAAAGAGATTATTACCGGCTTTCACGCCAGCCATCCTCAGGTAAAAATCCAAACCAATTTTGGTTCCTCAGGAGGACTGGCCAAACAGATTGACCAAGGTGCTCCCGGTGATATCTATATTTCCGCCAATCCCAAATGGGTGAACTACCTGGTGGAAAAGCAACTTATCGCCCCGAAGAACAACCGCATCCTTGCCTATAATAAGCTGGTCTTTCTCGGAGAAAAACGTTCCTCCCCTCTCACCTTAGAGAAACTTACCGAGCTTGAGCGCATTGCCATCGGCAGCCCGAAGAGTGTTCCAGCGGGCCAATACAGCAAGCAGACCCTGGAGCATGCCAAAATATATACAGCACTTAAACAGGCAAACAAGCTGGTTCTGGCCAAAGATGTACGCCAGGCCCTGCTCTATGCAGACCGGGGCGAGGTGGACGGAGCCTTTGTCTACCGAACCGATGCCCTCATGGCCCGGAATGCAGAAATTCTCTTTACAGTGCCGGACGATTATCATGACCGAGTGGCTTACCCTGTCGGCCTGACCGAGTCCGGCGCAAAAAACGCAGCAGCAAAGGCATTATATGAATACATGGGCACACCTGATGCGAAAAAAGTATTACAACAGTTTGGTTTTGAGGTGGAAGATTAACCAGCTCGGCGATGAGTTGGCTACGAGTTGGAGCATTTTTTTGGAGGGATGCACCGCTCATTATGGAAAGAACAATTATCAGAGAATTACATAAGGCACTTACCCTGCTTGGCGCGGACAACAGTCTGCTAGGGACAGTCAATTCATGGAAAAGGACCTTACCAGACGACATGGTCCTGAGCAACATTCGGCACTGGAATGAGGTTGCTGCGGAAAAACTTCAGCAGCGCATTGAGGATTATGATGCCGGGCCGGATGAATGATCCCTGACTCGGCCTGCATCTCTCCAGAGTATGTTATCCTGCTCATAATCTGAAGCCGACTCTGCCCAGAGAATATTCTACCATCCTTACTGAGGAGCTATCATGATAAACATTCCCCGCTGCATGAGCACCCAGCATCCCGATAATGCCTCTATCCCCTTCTTTGCTTCGGGATCAGCGCTGGTTGGTGAAGACGAAATCCGTGAGGCCTACTACGCCTTTTCCCATCTTGGTTGTGATGAACAGATGTGGGATGTGGAAGGCAAAGAAATCGACACCTACGTCGTCAAGAAACTCCTCTCCTATTACCCTGAGTACTTCCGGGAGAATGTCCTTGGCGAAGACCTGCGCATCACCCTTCGGGTACCCAACCCGACTGTGGAAAAGGCTGAGGGCAAAATCCTCCTGGAGACCCTGGAAAGCATCCCTCGCTCCTACGATGCTGCCCAGCTTTTCTATGAGCGGGACGCGCCTCCGATCTTTGAGGTGATCCTGCCTATGGCGACCTCGGCCTGCTGCATAGACCGCATCTACCGCTATTACGCAGATCATATCATCGGACGCCAGCAGGAGCGCTTCAGCTGTGGGGATATAACCATTGCCGAATGGATAGGCGAGTTTGCGCCCTCCCGGATTCAGGTCATTCCCCTGTTCGAGGATGTGGATTCGATGCTCAACTGTGCAGACATTGTTGCTGATTATCTGGCAGATAAGGATGTGGAGGACCAGCGGGTCTTTCTCGCCCGTTCTGACACAGCCATGAACTACGGCCTGGTTCCGGCTGCCCTTGCCAATAAAATCGCCCTTGAACGCCTGGATGATCTTTCCCAGCATAGCGGTGTGCGCATCCATCCCATCCTCGGCATGGGCTCGGCTCCGTTCCGGGGCGGTCTTTCCCCGCGAACCGCAGAGCGGGTTGGTCGAGAGTATCCCAGCGTTCCCACCTTTTCCATCCAGTCGGCCTTTAAATTCGACTATCCCGTGGATGAAGTCCGGGCCGCATGCAGGCATCTTAGAGAACGCACCATTGGCCGAGCGGCTCCCATCGATATTGAGCGAGCCGAGTCTGTCATTGCGCGCTATAGCAAGGCCTATCGGCACCGCCTTATTGAGCTGGCGCCCCATATCAACCGGATGGCCAAATACATTCCAGGCCGTCGTGCCCGCAAGCTCCATGTTGGTCTATTTGGGTATTCCCGTGAGATCGGCGAGGTGAGCCTGCCCCGTGCAATCTCCTTTACCTGTGCCTTGTATACCTTGGGCCTGCCGCCTGAATTTATCGCCTTTGAAGAACTCACCAAGGATGATCTTGCCTTTATGCTGGAGGTCTACCCTTCCTTTGCTGCCAAACTTCAGGATGCCCTCTGCTTTGTCGATTTTGATGGACCGCTGATGACCAATACCCTGCGCGCTGCCCTGGACAATTCAGGCCTGCACTACGAGACCAACGAAGAGCATCTTGCCATTGTCCAACGGATTCGTAGTGATCTTCAGCGGGGAGATTCATCGCACACGACAGATATGTTGGTGCGGGCTGCGTTGATTCGGAAGTTTTTGGGATAAAAAGCTGTTATGAACAACATGATATGTTATAAAGAACACTTAGGTTCTGTGCATTACAGTGATGATGACCGGCTATTCTATGGAAAATTGGAATATATCAAAAGTCTGGTCAACTATGAAGGCACGGATGTTATCGGACTGCGACAGGCTTTTGAGGAAGCAGTTGATGATTACCTGGCCCTTTGCACAGAAGAAGGTCTGGAGCCGGAACGCCCTTTCAAGGGAAGTTTCAATGTACGGACAGGCTGCGACCTCCATCGCAGGGCGGCAATATATGCGCTAGAATGCGGCTCGAATCTGAACAAGGTTGTTACTGAGGCGTTGGAACAGTATCTGATGACGCATTCTCCATGCAGCGGCTCTGATTAATTTGCCCCGCCTCAACCTTTCCCGAATGAACAGACTCTTGTCATACCTCCAGCGCCGTTCGACCGGTAAAGCTGTCCTTGCCTTCTTCATCCCGGCAATGACCGTTTACTTCGTGATGATGCTGTATACCATTCCTCAGGTAGAGGCCCATGCGCAGGGAATGAAAATATTTGATCTTTCCCCCCTTGGTTATTCGTTCGAGTATGCAAACAAGTTGTTGCTGACCCTAGGGGAGGAGGGACGACAGAGTTATATGTACCGGCAACTGCCGCTCGATTTTCTCTATCCTGGGCTCTTTGCGATATCCTGCACCTTGCTTTTAACGTGGCTCTTCCTCAAGTCCAGGGAAGCCAGCTCCAAGGTGTTTTACCTTTGCCTTGTTCCCGCGTTCGCAGGTCTGTTTGATTATCTTGAGAATCTCTGTATCTTCTCTATTCTCTGGACCTATCCAACCCTATCAAAGACAAGTATCGCCCTCGCAAGCACGATGACTATTGAGAAAAGTACACTCACGACCTGCTTCTTTGTGCTTTTACTTTGGGGTATAGCATCACTCTTCTTTCGTAGGCGTGACAAATGAAGAACCAGTTTATTGTTCTCCTGTCACTTTTCCTCTGTCTGCCACCTTGCGTTTCAGCTGAGCAAAACATGGAGCATTCTCCTGAGGAGTACTCCAAACACATTGACGTGACCGAGCTTGATGCAACGCTACCTTCCACATCATTGCATGATTGGCTGAATGGGCTTGCAAAGGCATCAGAACGAGTTGCATGGGAGTTTAATGATTGCGGAGAGCAAACAGGTTCAGAAGCAGATAGAGGGCGCGATTTCCCAAAATGCCTTGAAGGGATTATAGAATCACCATCCCATGAGAAAGCCCTAAGCATACAGGTTTATGTGGGAACATGGCAAAGGGGATTTGTCGGCAAACCAAAGCTTGGTCTTATCTCTTACACCAAGCCTGGCCAGTCAACTGTGGAGGTTCAGGACCTCTCTTCCCTCAATGCCCTCTTGTCCACAGATACGGTTATTGGTAACGACTATCCTGTGTACTATGAACGAGCTCGCGAAAAAGACTATAGCCTCATCATTTTCACGAGTTCAAAGACATGCATCTACCTTAACCGACTTACCCGCAAAGACAATACAACGTGGTTCTACTACGATGACGAAGCAACTTGGGGCTACTATCCTGGAGATAAAGACCAAACCTTTCATCTCTCACTATGGATAAAGACAACAAAATTCCGTTTTGATTACGTCACAAAAGGCTCAATGCTTGTTGAAGTTGATAAGGCTGGACCACAAGGACAATATGTCCGCGTAAAGAATAACAGATAAACTTAGGACAACTTTTTATATACTTTCGGAATAACAAATGGAATCTGCTATTTTTGGACTCCTATATTTTCCATACAAGGCAAAGCTCGCAGAGCAACAGATTAATGAAGTAAATGAATACATAGCTTCACCACCCGATTATAAGGAGACTTTTGAGGAATGTCAGTATCAGTATGCTACACTTGGTATTGCT contains:
- a CDS encoding NAD(P)-dependent oxidoreductase, whose translation is MDTQHIAYLGLGMMGQEMVLNLAEDGVQVLVWNRTQKKADALVGTNIHAVSSPQDAVCRGGIAISCLANDEAVEAVCSDDFLHALGKGGVHISMSTISPKTADKLKNRHAAHGASYVAAPVLGRPDFVKSRMQRFLLSGPAAACARALPILESLGSWVFHLGEDVRSAHAAKLAFNYTIGTSITLMSEAFALAEKNGVDRQVMHNLMVETVYNCPLFQGYGKQIVDDNVEDPLFKLSLGYKDMSLVADLARESLVPMPVGLAVYETYQRAMAAGMQDLDWCGVSRVVSQAAGEKK
- a CDS encoding TOBE domain-containing protein, translated to MSKHVNQENRPEDILYEIMGWAEEKPTITLLQALERTGSINKAAQTVGIQYRTAWQKICQLNNLLPYPLLNKRVGGSGGGGSALTEEGQLLLNRIKLLQREFTQFKQFAAEDPQEALATIQTLRRIEMKLSARNVWIGQVVEIQHGAVNSVVHIQLKGQDRITSMITDASVTRLGLKKGLEVMTIVKAPSVTLGLDIDPQKISARNILTGIISNILPGAVNDEITIELTGGSTVTSIITSASVERLGLTLGTPVSAIIKASDVLLAVA
- a CDS encoding type II toxin-antitoxin system HicB family antitoxin, whose translation is MNNMICYKEHLGSVHYSDDDRLFYGKLEYIKSLVNYEGTDVIGLRQAFEEAVDDYLALCTEEGLEPERPFKGSFNVRTGCDLHRRAAIYALECGSNLNKVVTEALEQYLMTHSPCSGSD
- the modA gene encoding molybdate ABC transporter substrate-binding protein; the encoded protein is MKIKTLIILFLFHLFPVAASAETVYLSAAASMTDAIKEIITGFHASHPQVKIQTNFGSSGGLAKQIDQGAPGDIYISANPKWVNYLVEKQLIAPKNNRILAYNKLVFLGEKRSSPLTLEKLTELERIAIGSPKSVPAGQYSKQTLEHAKIYTALKQANKLVLAKDVRQALLYADRGEVDGAFVYRTDALMARNAEILFTVPDDYHDRVAYPVGLTESGAKNAAAKALYEYMGTPDAKKVLQQFGFEVED
- the ppcA gene encoding phosphoenolpyruvate carboxylase, yielding MINIPRCMSTQHPDNASIPFFASGSALVGEDEIREAYYAFSHLGCDEQMWDVEGKEIDTYVVKKLLSYYPEYFRENVLGEDLRITLRVPNPTVEKAEGKILLETLESIPRSYDAAQLFYERDAPPIFEVILPMATSACCIDRIYRYYADHIIGRQQERFSCGDITIAEWIGEFAPSRIQVIPLFEDVDSMLNCADIVADYLADKDVEDQRVFLARSDTAMNYGLVPAALANKIALERLDDLSQHSGVRIHPILGMGSAPFRGGLSPRTAERVGREYPSVPTFSIQSAFKFDYPVDEVRAACRHLRERTIGRAAPIDIERAESVIARYSKAYRHRLIELAPHINRMAKYIPGRRARKLHVGLFGYSREIGEVSLPRAISFTCALYTLGLPPEFIAFEELTKDDLAFMLEVYPSFAAKLQDALCFVDFDGPLMTNTLRAALDNSGLHYETNEEHLAIVQRIRSDLQRGDSSHTTDMLVRAALIRKFLG